The sequence GCATCCGGGTCGTCCGCGGCATGCTGCTCACCCCCTCCGCCCGCGACCTGGGCCGTGCCTGGGACCTGCTGGACCTGGAGGAGTGAGAGCCCGCGGCCCGTCCCACCGCACGTCCAGCCGTCGCCGCCATCCCTTGACATGTTGCGAGGGAGAAGATACTCTTGGGGCTTCGTGACCCGAGGTGAGGCAAATGAAGAGCGACATGCCCTTCGGCAGGACCAATTACCTGCTGTTCCTGGCGGGCTGCGCACTGCTGGCCGTTGGCTTCATCTGTGCCGCCCAGGGTCCCCATGACGGGTTCGTCTCTTTGACCCTGTCGCCCCTGCTGCTGATGCTGGCCTACCTGGTCGTGCTGCCGGCATCCATTCTTGTCCGGAGCAAGGGCGATTAGCTCAGTTGGTCAGAGCACCTGCTTTACACGCAGGGGGTCACTGGTTCGAGCCCAGTATCGCCCATTGTCGGACCGGTAGTTCAATCGGTTAGAGCGCCAGCCTGTCACGCTGGAAGTTGCGAGTTCGAGTCTCGTCCGGTCCGTTCCTCCAGCCCCCGCCCGTCGGGGGCTTTTTCACAATGGTCAGGAATCTTCGTCTCCAGCTCAATGCATTTGATTAGTCGACCGCGGGCCCGTTGACGCTCGGATGAAGTCATAGCCATCAAGTGCGGGCGGACA is a genomic window of bacterium containing:
- a CDS encoding DUF3098 domain-containing protein; this translates as MKSDMPFGRTNYLLFLAGCALLAVGFICAAQGPHDGFVSLTLSPLLLMLAYLVVLPASILVRSKGD